The following proteins are co-located in the Microplitis demolitor isolate Queensland-Clemson2020A chromosome 3, iyMicDemo2.1a, whole genome shotgun sequence genome:
- the LOC103578964 gene encoding fatty acid 2-hydroxylase, protein MLQRPLKVTEADLLIDRKMVENIEKLPSNNLLKPNNGEANDGTGEIDTEFVVKYQGKTFEISGFLKHHPGGRQTLKAYKGLALDNVFKDIKHSEAAFHLFNEFKVNNENNYQDVETLVDWNAPLLGQVGSLSNKYWEWVNLPVNRPIRLFKSNYLEILTITPWYMVPVFWIPISIYFLYLGLMKNISESFHYSVCYKVLAFLSGLLIWTLLEYTLHRKLFHLKPPANSKLLISLHFILHGIHHKAPFDDRRLVFPPIPGMLVAFIFYQIYKIIFPITVINIITAGTMTGYLCYDLIHYYLHYGTPNPESYLYEMKRYHNYHHFSHHDAGFGISNKLWDCVFNTLIILRQLKKAIIW, encoded by the exons ATGCTACAACGGCCACTAAAAGTCACTGAAGCGGATTTATTAATCGACCGTAAAATGGTGGAAAATATCGAAAAGTTACcttcgaataatttattaaaaccaaATAATGGTGAAGCAAATGATGGGACTGGTGAAATTGACACCGAGTTTGTAGTCAAGTATCAGGGAAAAACTTTTGAGATAAGTGGATTTTTAAAACACCATCCGGGAGGACGTCAAACACTCAAAGCTTATAAGGGATTGGCGCTAGATAATGTTTTCAAAGACATAAAACATTCCGAGGCGGCATTCCATTTGTTTAATGAATTCAAAGtcaacaatgaaaataattatcaagatgtagag actTTAGTTGATTGGAACGCTCCGCTACTGGGCCAAGTCGGGTCACTGTCAAACAAATATTGGGAGTGGGTTAATCTACCCGTTAATCGTCCAATCCGTCTTTTCAAATCGAATTACTTGGAAATACTCACAATCACACCCTGGTACATGGTACCGGTTTTTTGGATACcgatttctatttattttctgtacctcggattaatgaaaaatatttccgaGTCATTTC attactCCGTCTGTTATAAAGTATTGGCATTTTTGTCGGGTTTATTAATTTGGACGCTACTCGAGTACACTCTTCACCgaaaactttttcatttaaaaccaCCAGCTAATTCAAAACTTCTTATTTCACTACATTTTATCCTTCATGGAATTCATcataaa GCACCATTTGATGACCGACGACTGGTTTTTCCTCCAATTCCCGGTATGCTAgtagcatttattttttatcaaatatacaaaattatatttcctataacagtaataaatataattactgcTGGAACCATGACAG gATACTTATGTTATGATTTAATTCATTACTATTTACATTATGGAACACCAAATCCGGAAAGTTATTTATACGAAATGAAAAGATATCACAACTATCACCATTTCTCCCACCACGACGcag GTTTTGGTATAAGCAACAAATTGTGGGATTGCGTCTTCAACACACTGATAATATTAAGGCAATTGAAAAAGGCCATtatttggtaa
- the LOC103578910 gene encoding NF-kappa-B inhibitor-interacting Ras-like protein, with amino-acid sequence MGKPTKVVVCGMKGVGKTAMIEQLIYGNVSSKTEIHPTIEDIYSANIETDRGTKEKIQFYDTAGLEGLQSNASNQQQQLARHYLGFADGYVLVYDTAKPESLDVLIPLKKDIDKNKDKKEIVVIVVGNKTRADSSRDSLENTASKAVNWCTREKIKHFEVNVLDRNSLYEAFIYLSSKLNPVQNKSTFPQLSMGRKNVKTEST; translated from the exons atgggcaAGCCAACAAAAGTTGTAGTTTGTGGTATGAAAGGTGTAGGAAAAACAGCGATGATAGAGCaattaatttatggaaatGTCAGTTCTAAAACT GAAATACATCCGACGATAGAAGATATTTACTCAGCGAACATCGAAACTGACAGAGGTACGAAAGAAAAGATACAATTTTATGACACTGCTGGACTTGAGGGACTTCAGAGCAATGCGAGTAATCAACAACAGCAATTAGCACGTCATTATCTTGGTTTTGCTGATGGGTATGTTCTAGTTTATGATACTGCCAAACCAGAATCTCTTGATGTTCTTATTCCTCTTAAAAAAGACATTGACAAGAACAAAGACAAGAAAGAAATAGTCGTTATTGTTGTTGGTAACAAAACACGTGCTGACTCGAGTCGTGACAGTTTAGAAAATACCGCCAGCAAAGCTGTCAATTGGTGCACGCGCGAGAAAATAAAACACTTTGAGGTAAATGTGTTAGATAGAAATAGTTTGTATGaggcatttatttatttgtcatcaAAATTAAACCCTGTACAGAATAAAAGTACGTTTCCGCAGCTTAGTATGGGGAGGAAAAATGTTAAAACTGAAAGcacatga
- the LOC103578911 gene encoding dolichol-phosphate mannosyltransferase subunit 1, protein MSSKSFENDKYSILLPTYNEVENLPIIIWLIVKYMDEFGSPYEVIIIDDGSPDGTLEVAQKLQKLYGEDKIILRPREKKLGLGTAYIHGIKHATGNFIIIMDADLSHHPQFIPPMIELQRKKNYDIVSGTRYINGGGVYGWDFKRKLISRGANFITQILLRPGVSDLTGSFRLYKKDVLQRLIESCVSKGYVFQMEMIVRARQFNYTIGEVPISFVDRVYGESKLGGSEIIQFIKGLVYLFATT, encoded by the exons atgtcaagtaaatcgtttgaaaatgataaatattcaattttattaccaACTTACAATGAAGTTGAAAATTTACCAATAATAATATGGCTCATTGTTAAATATATGGACGAATT tggTTCGCCTTATGAGGTGATAATTATTGACGACGGGTCTCCGGATGGGACTCTGGAGGTAGCGCAGAAGCTCCAAAAGCTCTATGGGGAAGACAAAATTATTCTGAGACCTCGAGAAAAAAAGCTGGGACTTGGTACAGCTTACATTCACGGTATCAAACATGCAAcgggaaattttataattattatggaCGCAGATTTATCCCACCAT ccACAATTTATCCCGCCGATGATCGAATTACAGAGAAAGAAAAACTACGACATTGTTTCTGGTACTAGATACATAAACGGTGGTGGAGTTTATGGTTGGGATTTCAAAAGAAAACTTATAAGCCGGGGTGCTAATTTCATAACTCAAATCCTTTTGAGACCAGGAGTTAGTGATTTAACTGGCAGCTTCag aTTATATAAGAAAGATGTATTACAACGATTGATCGAATCCTGTGTATCCAAAGGCTACGTATTTCAAATGGAGATGATTGTAAGAGCGcgtcaatttaattatacaatcGGCGAAGTTCCCATATCATTTGTCGATCGAGTTTATGGAGAATCTAAATTAGGTGGCTCTGAAATAATCCAATTTATCAAAGGCCTCGTTTATCTTTTTGCTACgacctaa